One stretch of Brachyhypopomus gauderio isolate BG-103 chromosome 10, BGAUD_0.2, whole genome shotgun sequence DNA includes these proteins:
- the hmgn3 gene encoding high mobility group nucleosome-binding domain-containing protein 3 isoform X1 — translation MPKRKSPEGAEGKDSTKVTKHEPTRRSERLSSQKPAPPKPEPKPKKPAAKKPSDEKAVKGKKGGAKGKKEEKEAVPTENGETKPEGICVSRSSVTVASLRSVSPTFLSIRGQRETVKVEGI, via the exons ATGCCAAAGAGGAAG tcacCCGAGGGAGCAGAGGGGAAAGACTCTACTAAAGTCACAAAGCATGAG cCCACCCGGAGGTCTGAGCGTTTGTCTTCG CAAAAACCAGCTCCTCCTAAACCAGAGCCCAAACCCAAAAAGCCTGCGGCGAAg AAGCCATCTGATGAGAAGGCAGTAAAAGGAAAGAAGGGTGGAGCTAAAGGGAagaaggaggagaaagaggcGGTGCCTACTGAGAATGGAGAGACCAAGCCAGAGGGG ATCTGCGTCTCTCGCTCATCTGTCACTGTGGCGTCCCTGAGAAGTGTCTCCCCCACCTTCCTGTCCatcagaggacagagagagacagtgaaagtAGAGG GAATCTGA
- the hmgn3 gene encoding high mobility group nucleosome-binding domain-containing protein 3 isoform X2 — MPKRKSPEGAEGKDSTKVTKHEPTRRSERLSSQKPAPPKPEPKPKKPAAKKPSDEKAVKGKKGGAKGKKEEKEAVPTENGETKPEGESETPETKAEAKE; from the exons ATGCCAAAGAGGAAG tcacCCGAGGGAGCAGAGGGGAAAGACTCTACTAAAGTCACAAAGCATGAG cCCACCCGGAGGTCTGAGCGTTTGTCTTCG CAAAAACCAGCTCCTCCTAAACCAGAGCCCAAACCCAAAAAGCCTGCGGCGAAg AAGCCATCTGATGAGAAGGCAGTAAAAGGAAAGAAGGGTGGAGCTAAAGGGAagaaggaggagaaagaggcGGTGCCTACTGAGAATGGAGAGACCAAGCCAGAGGGG GAATCTGAGACCCCTGAGACTAAGGCAGAGGCCAAGGAGTGA